The following proteins come from a genomic window of Musa acuminata AAA Group cultivar baxijiao chromosome BXJ1-7, Cavendish_Baxijiao_AAA, whole genome shotgun sequence:
- the LOC135680124 gene encoding transcription factor bHLH149-like, which produces MDIYVSTDSALALTARGRSRWSRTILFGRGGGNLLLKARGRVLVRRGRPRMVAAPRPEGKRVRDSLRTLRWLVPGCRKVSTSSLLKESADYVAALEMQVKAMRGLFGV; this is translated from the exons ATGGACATATATGTCTCAA CGGACTCCGCCCTCGCCCTCACCGCCCGCGGCCGGTCCCGCTGGAGCCGAACCATTCTGTTCGGCCGCGGCGGCGGCAATCTCCTCCTCAAGGCCCGAGGTAGAGTTTTGGTCCGCCGAGGGAGGCCACGGATGGTAGCGGCGCCTCGGCCGGAGGGGAAGAGAGTGAGGGACAGCCTGCGGACGCTCCGCTGGCTGGTGCCTGGGTGCCGGAAGGTGTCGACGTCAAGCCTCCTGAAGGAGTCGGCGGACTACGTAGCGGCGCTGGAGATGCAGGTGAAGGCTATGCGCGGGCTCTTCGGCGTCTAG
- the LOC135678621 gene encoding sulfite exporter TauE/SafE family protein 3-like, with translation MLQAPITENVYWKKLGLLSFVWISFLILQVLKQNYTSTCSLWYWILNLLQVPVSLGVSGYEAVSLYRGKRIISSKGLEGTDFTVIQLVFYCLIGVLAGVVGGLLGLGGGFILGPVFLELGVPPQVSSATATFAMTFSSSMSVVEYYLLKRFPIPYALYFVSVALVAAFVGQHLVKRLIEILGRASLIIFILASTIFISAISLGGVGISNMVQKIQHHEYMGFENLCKYEA, from the exons ATGTTGCAGGCCCCAATCACCGAAAATGTCTACTGGAAGAAGCTTGGTCTTCTTTCTTTTGTGTGGATCTCATTCCTTATCCTACAGGTTTTGAAG CAAAACTACACATCGACCTGTTCCCTATGGTATTGGATTCTGAACTTGCTTCAG GTCCCTGTATCTTTGGGAGTATCAGGTTATGAAGCTGTTAGTTTATACAGAGGAAAGAGAATTATCTCATCAAAGGGACTGGAAGGGACAGACTTTACAGTCATTCAACTTGTTTTCTACTGCCTCATCGGTGTCCTCGCTGGTGTAGTTGGAGGCCTCCTTGGCCTTGGAGGAGGGTTTATTTTGGGCCCTGTCTTCTTGGAGCTTGGTGTTCCACCGCAG GTCTCGAGTGCTACAGCAACTTTCGCGATGACATTTTCTTCGTCCATGTCTGTTGTAGAATACTACCTCCTGAAGCGTTTTCCCATCCCTTACG CATTGTATTTTGTGTCTGTGGCATTGGTGGCTGCCTTTGTCGGCCAGCATTTGGTTAAGAGGCTGATCGAAATACTGGGTAGAGCTTCTCTGATCATCTTCATCCTTGCCTCGACAATTTTTATTAGTGCAATCTCATTGG GTGGAGTTGGCATTTCGAACATGGTTCAAAAGATCCAGCATCACGAGTACATGGGGTTTGAGAATCTCTGCAAGTATGAAGCATAG